In the genome of Halapricum salinum, one region contains:
- the pstC gene encoding phosphate ABC transporter permease subunit PstC, with translation MRRTWALLLVVLAVPTRIVGYLRELPGRVAAYLQALPGRLREALLDTWRVLVGSDSGPIEIAFSLLLLASIAGVVGTFLFDQSLVAYPLVGMVGLALLGWGTYQARTAKLLMLFATIATVLTVGFITYFLFERAWTPIQEFGLELLAIPRHQQTGEPRWFFFLDWLNVLPVSEIELGSGWDPRNGYYSLLAAAWATIVVTIIAVLVAGPLGVLGALFIAEIASARVRSLVKPAIEILAGIPSIVYGFIGFAVLRTFTSDVFLDPGASFLIAGLVVGIMALPTVVSISEDALSAVPDSMRDGSAAMGATNWQTMKSISIPAAFSGISAAIILGLGRALGETMAVAAIMAGGTNFARPLYDIFDQSVTLTSRIATSYGSATGMTIDVLFVAGVMLFSIVAVMSLLAQYVERRMERKLQGNQ, from the coding sequence GTGAGACGAACATGGGCGCTGCTGCTCGTCGTGCTAGCTGTGCCGACGCGGATTGTGGGCTATCTGCGCGAGTTACCTGGACGCGTCGCGGCCTACCTGCAGGCGCTGCCGGGACGGCTCCGGGAGGCACTGTTGGACACCTGGCGCGTCCTGGTCGGCAGTGACTCGGGCCCGATAGAGATCGCGTTCAGCCTGTTGTTGCTGGCCTCGATCGCGGGCGTCGTCGGGACGTTCCTGTTCGATCAGTCCCTGGTCGCCTACCCGCTCGTGGGGATGGTCGGCCTCGCCCTGCTCGGCTGGGGAACCTACCAGGCCCGGACCGCGAAGTTGCTGATGCTGTTCGCGACGATCGCGACGGTCCTCACCGTCGGCTTCATCACGTACTTCCTCTTCGAGCGTGCGTGGACCCCGATCCAGGAGTTCGGACTGGAGCTGCTGGCGATCCCACGCCATCAGCAGACCGGCGAACCGCGGTGGTTCTTCTTCCTGGACTGGCTGAACGTGCTCCCGGTCAGCGAGATCGAACTCGGCTCCGGCTGGGACCCGCGAAACGGCTACTACTCGCTGCTCGCTGCGGCGTGGGCGACGATCGTCGTCACGATCATCGCCGTGCTCGTGGCGGGTCCACTGGGCGTCCTCGGCGCGCTGTTCATCGCCGAGATCGCCAGCGCTCGCGTGCGCAGCCTGGTCAAACCGGCGATCGAAATCCTCGCGGGGATCCCTTCGATCGTCTACGGGTTCATCGGCTTCGCCGTGCTGCGGACGTTCACGTCTGATGTCTTCCTCGATCCCGGGGCGAGTTTCCTCATCGCGGGCCTGGTCGTCGGGATCATGGCGCTTCCAACTGTGGTTTCGATCTCCGAAGACGCGCTTTCGGCCGTCCCTGACTCGATGCGTGACGGCTCGGCCGCGATGGGCGCGACGAACTGGCAGACGATGAAGAGCATCTCGATCCCGGCGGCGTTCTCGGGCATCTCGGCGGCGATCATCCTGGGGCTGGGACGTGCCCTGGGTGAGACGATGGCCGTCGCGGCGATCATGGCCGGCGGGACGAACTTCGCCCGGCCGCTGTACGACATCTTCGACCAGAGCGTGACGCTGACCAGCCGGATCGCGACCAGTTACGGGAGCGCGACCGGCATGACCATCGACGTCCTGTTCGTCGCCGGCGTGATGCTCTTTAGCATCGTCGCGGTGATGAGCCTCCTCGCACAGTACGTCGAACGGCGGATGGAACGCAAACTGCAGGGGAACCAATGA
- the pstA gene encoding phosphate ABC transporter permease PstA has translation MSDAYAQETELVREDSNYVDRALDTTIALTIVSFLLGLVTAIQVVGLETSGGALTTLHLQLLAVVGGGVGTVGALSWLGVVPITDQRVRGIGIGLVVSLLGLTILSVALPVTMANLLGIVLLLEAGAVLAAGILSWQGLFDTDPSPSAGLLAGIAFGIIGLLIGAAFGGAFLPSIAFSLGLPDGAQVSIDFAHLLPALLVGLVLAAITIAPPEDLGTAIPTAVLVGGLGLVILTGAIGPGWTWSPGEDIDGAFTGQIVIPLFVLTGSIVSSWGAAKARAGYGAVGRQFGSYLVIYLNAAMMVAIMISIVAFVLMKGLNYAFHGFTIGALSALVLLAPLLAVVVDWARTPAGTPDWHSGARQAVRAIPVVLLGGLAGWLAFLQVTGGRFAAPFEYTVKLPNENTTKVLDTAASITTEPTVGTLVVVFSGLLLTWYFLRKYGSLRSVGTQTERLAAVERWVGITVGLTLLLSAILLALPPVLELGVLSLWLNVDTFAQPIVSVLVPVGAVAAVGLAALAVQTLAVGSGRMAERAIEGAHRIRVGLLGGVGLLAAVTIAQPSVGVNPRVGPWDIVPAVALVGAGVALAVAITTAALARSEAGRLERVLRKQSALGLAATSAYVVVAALHVAVTWVDFTVAGVTVGVTGTLSWPMTMSAYIPLVPEPGGILPAVVGTTWLVVGAALFAVPLGVGAAVFLTEYAEQGKFTGLVEVATNSLWSTPSVVFGLFGAAFLIPRLGEQESLLTGMLVLGFMLLPLVLITSREAIKSVPDEYRDASAALGVSKWETVKSVVLPAAVPGVITGVILGVGRIAGETAPLILVLGSTLNETSAVDVLGAFKFVGHPPFVANDMLLSSSPAVPTQIWAIISAGVAGSTSMGWGSALVLLLIVLTFYAVGIVTRTYFRKKLNYE, from the coding sequence ATGAGCGACGCATACGCACAGGAGACGGAACTCGTTCGCGAGGACTCGAACTACGTCGACCGAGCGCTGGACACGACGATCGCACTGACGATCGTGAGCTTCCTCCTCGGGCTGGTGACGGCGATCCAGGTCGTCGGCTTAGAGACCAGCGGGGGCGCGCTGACGACGCTGCACCTGCAGTTGCTCGCCGTTGTCGGCGGCGGCGTCGGCACTGTCGGCGCGCTGTCGTGGCTCGGAGTCGTCCCGATCACCGACCAGCGCGTTCGTGGAATCGGGATCGGGCTCGTCGTCTCGCTGCTCGGGCTGACGATACTCTCTGTGGCCCTCCCGGTCACGATGGCGAATCTCCTCGGGATCGTCCTCCTGCTCGAAGCCGGTGCCGTCCTCGCGGCCGGTATCCTCTCTTGGCAGGGTCTCTTCGACACCGATCCCAGTCCCAGTGCCGGCCTGCTGGCCGGCATCGCATTCGGGATCATCGGGTTGCTCATCGGGGCCGCCTTCGGCGGCGCGTTCCTCCCGAGTATCGCGTTCTCGCTCGGCCTGCCGGACGGAGCACAGGTCTCCATCGACTTCGCGCATCTGTTGCCGGCGCTGCTCGTCGGCCTGGTGCTCGCCGCGATCACCATCGCCCCGCCGGAAGACCTCGGGACTGCGATCCCGACCGCGGTGCTGGTCGGTGGCCTTGGCCTCGTCATCCTGACGGGCGCGATCGGTCCCGGCTGGACGTGGTCGCCCGGCGAGGACATCGACGGTGCGTTCACCGGACAGATCGTCATTCCGCTGTTCGTTCTGACCGGTTCGATCGTCTCTAGCTGGGGCGCGGCGAAAGCCCGCGCGGGCTACGGTGCGGTCGGCCGGCAGTTCGGCTCGTATCTGGTGATCTATCTCAACGCGGCGATGATGGTCGCGATCATGATTTCGATCGTCGCGTTCGTCCTGATGAAGGGCCTGAACTACGCCTTCCACGGCTTCACCATCGGCGCGCTGTCGGCGCTGGTCCTGCTGGCTCCGTTGCTGGCAGTGGTCGTCGACTGGGCACGGACGCCAGCGGGGACGCCCGACTGGCACTCCGGCGCTCGACAGGCCGTTCGCGCGATTCCGGTCGTGCTCCTCGGCGGGCTGGCCGGCTGGCTGGCGTTCCTCCAGGTGACCGGCGGTCGCTTCGCGGCTCCGTTCGAGTACACAGTCAAACTCCCGAACGAGAACACGACGAAAGTGCTGGACACGGCCGCGTCGATCACGACCGAACCGACGGTCGGGACGCTCGTGGTCGTCTTCTCCGGGCTGTTGCTGACGTGGTACTTCCTCCGCAAGTACGGCAGCCTCCGCAGCGTGGGGACCCAGACCGAGCGACTGGCCGCCGTCGAGCGCTGGGTCGGGATCACCGTCGGTCTGACGCTGTTGCTGTCGGCGATCCTGCTGGCGCTGCCGCCAGTACTGGAACTCGGCGTCCTGTCCCTCTGGCTGAACGTCGACACGTTCGCGCAGCCGATCGTGAGCGTCCTCGTCCCGGTCGGTGCGGTCGCGGCAGTCGGTCTGGCTGCCCTGGCCGTCCAGACACTGGCGGTCGGCAGTGGTCGGATGGCCGAGCGCGCGATCGAGGGTGCACACCGAATTCGCGTCGGCCTGCTCGGCGGCGTCGGACTGCTGGCGGCCGTCACGATCGCCCAGCCGAGCGTCGGGGTCAATCCGCGAGTGGGTCCGTGGGATATCGTTCCCGCGGTCGCACTCGTCGGGGCGGGCGTCGCGCTGGCCGTCGCGATCACGACGGCAGCGCTGGCCCGCTCGGAGGCGGGCCGACTCGAACGAGTCCTCCGCAAGCAGAGCGCGCTCGGTCTGGCGGCGACGTCGGCCTACGTCGTCGTCGCGGCCCTGCACGTCGCGGTGACGTGGGTCGACTTCACGGTCGCGGGCGTGACCGTCGGCGTCACCGGGACGCTCTCTTGGCCGATGACGATGTCGGCGTACATCCCGCTGGTCCCCGAACCGGGCGGGATCTTGCCCGCCGTCGTCGGAACGACCTGGCTGGTCGTCGGGGCTGCGCTGTTCGCCGTCCCGCTGGGCGTCGGCGCGGCCGTCTTCCTCACGGAGTACGCCGAACAGGGCAAGTTCACCGGGCTGGTCGAGGTCGCGACGAACTCCCTGTGGAGTACCCCGAGCGTCGTCTTCGGGCTGTTCGGGGCCGCGTTCCTCATCCCGCGGCTCGGCGAGCAGGAGTCGCTTTTGACCGGGATGCTCGTGCTCGGATTCATGCTCCTGCCGCTGGTGTTGATCACCAGCCGAGAGGCGATCAAGTCGGTCCCCGACGAGTATCGGGACGCCAGCGCCGCGCTGGGCGTCAGCAAGTGGGAGACCGTCAAGAGCGTCGTTCTGCCGGCGGCAGTGCCGGGCGTGATCACGGGCGTCATCCTCGGCGTCGGCCGGATCGCAGGTGAGACCGCGCCGCTGATCCTCGTGCTGGGATCGACGCTCAACGAGACGTCGGCCGTCGACGTTCTCGGCGCATTCAAGTTCGTCGGGCATCCGCCGTTCGTCGCCAACGACATGCTGTTGAGCAGTTCACCGGCGGTCCCGACCCAGATCTGGGCGATCATCTCCGCCGGCGTCGCCGGCTCGACCTCGATGGGATGGGGCTCGGCACTGGTACTGTTGCTGATCGTGCTCACGTTCTACGCCGTGGGTATCGTCACGCGGACCTACTTCAGGAAGAAACTCAACTATGAGTAA
- the pstB gene encoding phosphate ABC transporter ATP-binding protein PstB, translating to MSNALNESKTESSSESAGVTADVSTGTTTAGESDEQIREEWSNYHFDGPAKLSVEDLNVYYGTDHALKDVSMEIPEKSVTALIGPSGCGKSTFLRCLNRMNDRIKTARVEGSVELDETEIYDANANLVELRKRIGMVFQQPNPFPKSIRDNISYGPRKHGDIDTGLLARLLGRDDTEEESELVERSLKQAALWEEVSDRLDDNALGLSGGQQQRLCIARCLAVDPEVILMDEPASALDPIATSKIEDLVEELSKQYTVVIVTHNMQQAARISDQTAVFLTGGELVEYDDTDKIFENPESQRVEDYITGKFG from the coding sequence ATGAGTAACGCACTCAACGAAAGCAAGACGGAATCGAGTAGCGAATCGGCGGGCGTCACAGCAGACGTCTCGACGGGCACGACCACCGCGGGCGAGAGCGACGAGCAGATCCGAGAGGAGTGGTCGAACTACCACTTCGACGGGCCCGCGAAACTCTCCGTCGAGGATCTGAACGTCTACTACGGCACCGACCACGCCCTCAAGGACGTCTCGATGGAGATTCCCGAGAAGAGTGTCACGGCCCTGATCGGCCCCTCCGGTTGCGGGAAGTCGACGTTCCTGCGGTGTCTGAACCGGATGAACGACCGGATCAAGACCGCCCGGGTCGAGGGCTCGGTCGAACTCGACGAGACGGAAATCTACGACGCCAACGCCAACCTCGTCGAACTGCGCAAGCGGATCGGAATGGTGTTTCAGCAGCCCAATCCATTCCCCAAATCGATCCGGGACAACATCTCCTACGGCCCGCGCAAGCACGGCGACATCGACACCGGCCTGCTGGCGCGACTGCTCGGCCGCGACGACACCGAGGAAGAGTCCGAACTGGTCGAGCGTTCGCTCAAACAGGCCGCTCTCTGGGAGGAAGTCTCGGATCGCCTGGACGACAACGCGCTCGGGCTCTCCGGCGGGCAACAACAGCGTCTCTGTATCGCCCGCTGCCTGGCGGTCGATCCCGAAGTCATCCTGATGGACGAGCCGGCGAGCGCACTCGATCCGATCGCGACCTCGAAGATCGAGGATCTGGTCGAAGAGCTGTCGAAGCAGTACACGGTCGTCATCGTCACCCACAACATGCAACAGGCTGCGCGGATCTCTGATCAGACCGCCGTGTTCCTCACGGGCGGGGAACTGGTCGAGTACGACGACACGGACAAGATCTTCGAGAACCCCGAGAGCCAGCGCGTCGAGGACTACATCACCGGGAAGTTCGGGTGA
- the phoU gene encoding phosphate signaling complex protein PhoU codes for MSRESYQQELSALREGVVALSETVVDRLELALSSLATGETAAARRVVDGDGEINDRYLELEGDCIDLFALQQPVASDLRFVAASFKILTDLERVADLATNLAEYALEASREVFPEVDVQALGVSAIEMVELAVEAYTEADTAACFAIDEYDDSLDQRCAEASDAVVRHLIERETAMADDDTVQRLLDDASRLLLTIRDLERVGDHAVNVAARTLYMVENDDALIY; via the coding sequence ATGTCCCGTGAATCCTATCAGCAGGAGCTGTCGGCCCTCCGGGAAGGAGTCGTTGCGCTCAGCGAGACCGTCGTCGACCGTCTCGAACTGGCGCTGTCGAGTCTGGCGACGGGCGAGACGGCAGCCGCCAGACGAGTCGTCGATGGCGACGGCGAGATCAACGACCGCTATCTCGAACTGGAGGGCGACTGTATCGACCTGTTCGCCCTCCAGCAACCGGTCGCGAGTGACCTCCGGTTCGTCGCGGCGTCGTTCAAGATCCTGACCGATCTCGAACGGGTCGCGGATCTGGCGACGAATCTCGCCGAATACGCACTCGAAGCGAGTCGTGAGGTCTTCCCCGAGGTCGACGTCCAGGCGCTGGGCGTCTCGGCGATCGAGATGGTCGAGTTGGCCGTCGAGGCCTACACCGAGGCCGACACGGCGGCCTGTTTCGCTATCGACGAGTACGACGACAGCCTCGACCAGCGATGTGCGGAGGCGTCCGACGCGGTCGTCCGCCACCTCATCGAACGCGAGACGGCGATGGCTGACGACGATACGGTCCAGCGCCTGCTGGACGACGCCTCCCGGCTACTGCTCACGATCCGGGATCTCGAACGCGTCGGCGATCACGCCGTCAACGTCGCCGCCCGAACGCTGTACATGGTCGAGAACGACGACGCACTCATCTACTGA
- a CDS encoding PhoU domain-containing protein: protein MIQPRECETDAVTTIEIPVVDDDPTHVERMLRAAYATGLREIVLTGALIDSQRRTVERVTRTLTGVTVASESHDRVVVQSMLDASEVSIQQSVRQLQFVALSLHREATAALTGGSRIDDPAERDDQADRLYALVDRYFWRGLSRLDEVDALDLTRPELFTLWSTARELERVADHAERITRLAAAATAEEATAAELQRLAADARSVVEDAVSVALGDTGIDTAKAALETRQRVREDAPALERRLFEASDTDYRLARILDSLTRTAEHGGNIAELGLQSVIREDGLVEGAELSTA, encoded by the coding sequence GTGATCCAGCCACGGGAGTGTGAGACGGACGCCGTCACGACGATCGAGATTCCGGTGGTCGACGACGACCCGACCCACGTCGAGCGGATGCTCCGGGCCGCCTACGCGACTGGCCTGCGAGAGATCGTCCTGACGGGGGCACTGATCGATAGCCAGCGCCGGACCGTCGAGCGCGTCACACGGACGCTGACCGGCGTGACCGTCGCCAGCGAGAGCCACGACCGGGTGGTCGTCCAGTCGATGCTCGACGCTAGCGAGGTGTCGATCCAGCAGTCGGTCCGGCAGTTGCAGTTCGTCGCCCTCTCGCTCCATCGGGAGGCGACGGCGGCGCTGACCGGCGGGTCCCGAATCGACGACCCTGCCGAACGCGACGATCAGGCCGACCGACTGTACGCGCTGGTGGATCGATACTTCTGGCGCGGGCTCTCGCGACTGGACGAGGTCGACGCGCTCGATCTGACCCGCCCGGAACTGTTCACGCTCTGGTCGACCGCGCGCGAACTCGAACGGGTCGCCGATCACGCCGAGCGGATCACCAGACTCGCCGCGGCAGCGACGGCCGAGGAGGCGACTGCCGCCGAACTGCAGCGACTCGCTGCGGACGCCCGCTCGGTCGTCGAGGACGCCGTCAGCGTCGCATTAGGCGACACGGGGATCGACACCGCCAAAGCGGCGCTGGAGACACGCCAGCGCGTCCGCGAGGACGCTCCCGCGCTCGAACGGCGGCTGTTCGAGGCCAGCGACACCGACTACCGGCTCGCGCGGATCCTCGACAGCCTGACGCGAACGGCCGAACACGGCGGCAACATCGCGGAGTTGGGGCTGCAAAGTGTCATCCGCGAGGACGGGCTGGTCGAGGGTGCCGAACTGAGCACGGCGTGA